ccaattttagttcagtgtgtgtgtgtgtgtgtgtgtatgtgtgtgtatgtgtatgtatgtgtatgtgtatgtgtgtatgtgtgtgtatgtgtgtatgtgtgtgtatgtgtgtgtatgtgtgtatgtgtgtgtatatgtatgtgtgtgtatgtgtgtgtatgtgtgtgtatgtgtgtgtatgtgtgtatgtgtgtatatgtgtgtatatgtatgtgtgtgtatatgtgtatgtgtgtgtgagtgtgtgtgtatgtgtgtgtatatgtgtgtatgtgtgtatgtgtgtatgtgtgtatgtgtgtatgtgtatgtgtgtgtgtatgtgggtatgtgtatgtgtgtgtatgtgtgtgtgtatgtgtgtgtgtatgtgtatgtgtgtatgtgtatgtgtgtgtgtgtatgtgtgggtgtgtttcaGGTCTTCAGTTGTTTTCATTATGTCAATCACtatttctctgcattttcagGGATTtcattaagggatttattcatatcctctttaagCTCTTTGCACATATTCAagatagttattttattttgaagtccttGCCTTCTGTAGTAGGGTTACTGGATTCTGGTGGAGGCCTCTTTGTCTTGACTGTTTGTGTTTTTGCTAGTGTCTAAGCACCTGGGTTTGAGAGGATTGGGATTCTAGGTGTTGATCTATGCTCTTGTCTTCGTTGGGCAGGTGTTCTGTTCCTTGGTTTTTGCagccctctctggttcttaggaacATGTCATGCCTGTGCTTCCTCGGCAGAGTGTGGTCCTGCATGCCAGTGGTGACAGATGGCCACAGAGAGGGCTGCAGAAAAGCCTGAGAATGGCTGCGGGAAAGAACTAAAATGCTCCTGTTCCCACCTAGAAGTCAGGTCCCCAGGTTGTTGGAGTTGTTGTGGGAGAAGTAGTTCCTGAAAATAGGTTTCAGTAAGTCAAAGAATGTATTTGGGGAGACAGGGATGAAAGGGCCAACAGGACTCTGGGTCTGTACCAGAGTTGAGTCCTCAGTTAACTGAGGGACAGCAGTAGGGAGGAATGTGTAAgcagcctgcttcagggctgtGGATAAGAGCAATCATAATGAAGGATCAAAAGGAAATTGGCTACGTGATTCCCAGGTCAGTGTGGGGATCTCTTACTAGGGATCTCAGGAAGAGTGTTTCAAGATGTTGCTGGCTGACCAAAGGAATGGGGATGAGCTGTACGGGATGGCTAAGAGGGTCAACAGTGAATAGGAAAGCCAGTTTTGCACTAAGGTTCCACAGAATCCCCATGGCATGGAGGTAAGGAGGTAGGGAGATAGGAAGGGTACCGGTAAGCAGCAACCTAGATTTTTTAGGAGAAGAAGCAAATGTGGAAACTGATTGAAATACTTTGTCAGCTACTGTGAGAATTAGAAGATGATAAGGTGAGTAAGGCATATATATATGTCCATACCTAGGACTTGGTATGGACAAGACAcatgctagatagatagatagatagataaatagatagatagatagatagatagatagatagatagatagatagagagactttatacacacgcacacactatcCTTCacctatagtgtgtgtgtgtatgtgtgtgtgtgtatgcatgtgtattctACCTGCATAGGGTGTTTCACTGATTCAATGACGACCAAACATTATTAGGCAACAGAAACACTGGAGGCCTAGTTAGAACAGAGCCTATCAATGTCTCTGCTTTGGTAAGTTTATGAGATGTGTTTGCATTTATAGCAAGAGCCTAGTGCACACTCTTGGAAGGCCAGGCTCTAGTCATGACACAGCTGGTGACCTCGTGTTCTCAGCAACTGTAGTTACACACAAATCCTGAATAAAATTGGTTTGACTGGATGTGGGACAAAGGTATAGGCAGTCAATGTTACTCTTGCTGAAGATTTGTAATTGATTCACGACTGTTAGGAGAGAGGCACTTCCTTCAGTGCCATAGCCATTCATAAGTTGCCCCTATTCCTGTAAGAAGCCCCTCACCCATGCTAGTCATAGTGAACTCATTGGTAACCAAGTTACAAGGTATGTGGAATCATCTTTAATCTTTTGTTGATGTGTTTCCAGAGAAAGTTCATGCAACACTTTGTGCCCGGCATGGAAAGAGACAGAACCAATGATGAGTTTTGGTGAAGCTCTTGGAGTCTCTGTAGTCGCTGAAGCTAAGCTGTCTGCTGGTGGGGCATCTGTGGAAACAATCTCACTGTGGCCATCCTTCCCCATGTGGTATAGAAGGGCTTGGCTTCTTGTTACCTAGGACTTGGTATGTACAAGACACATGCAATTAATGCCACCTCATCTGAAGGGTGACTTCTTCAGCTGTGATGCATGGAATGACATGCCTTCTTCATGAATGTAGCCCCACCATATGAGCCTAAGGGTATCTTCAAAACAGCTGATGGAGTACAGAATATATTACAGTGCCTGAAAGTAACACACGGAGGACTGGCTATTACTTAGGCAGCCTGTGATGTCAGTTGCATGGCCCTTGTTCTGGGCATACAACTGAAGCTGAGCTGCCCGGAAAGAGCTTGTCTGGATAAAGGAGGAATAAAAAACAAGGGAAAAAACCAGATAGACACCAACCTCTGTGTTAGCCTTAGAATTTGCAGAGATAgtgaaaaagagggagggaaaaacagCGCTGGCTTACTGTTTCTTAAGGTGGGGTTGCGGGACATAAAGGCAAGAACACAGATTAAATATGTGCTCAATAACCATGTACTAATCAGGTTTCTCTGGAGGAACAAGACTGATATAATGATTATAAACATTCAAATTTATGTATGACTTATTACAGTGGCTTACAGACTGTGGTctggctagtccaacaatggttgCCCCCACACACAGTACAAAAGTCAGAAATCCATCTGGTAGTTGTTCTGTCTTCAAGGATGCATGTCTCAGCCTGTCTTCAGTCCACAGCGGAACCCAAAAAAAGTTGGTTCCAGTGCCAGTAGAGGAATACAACAGGATGGTTGAGCTTGAAAGGAGAAAACTTCCTTGTTCTATGTCCTTTGACGTGGGCTTCCATGAGAAGGAAGATCCCAGACTTAGGATGGGCCTTTCCACCTCAAACGATCCTGTCGAGAAAAATCCTCACAGGAATgtccagctgcttgggttttagttgattccagatgcacTTGACTTAACAACTAAGACTACCTTCACAAGTCTCTTCTTGAAAATTTGAATCCTTGGGGAAAATAAGATAGTGAGGAGGGAGACAGTAAGGTAGAAGTGACAGCTTGTGCCCCTTGTGTCTGACTTTTAATATATAGGAAGGGAAATCCATCCTTAGTACACCATGCGGATAGAGGTTATAGTACAGAACTGTACAGGACACTAATAATCAGAGAATAATATGCCCAGAACTGCTTAAActggaaaagaaacaagaaataagagACTCTCACAGCACAGCTCATGAGGTTTTGGGACTTGGGAGGAGGTAAGTTATTTCCACCTGAGGTGTCTGAATACCAGGTACGAGGGGTCAATAGAGGAAGAACGGGGGCCACGGCAGAGTCGAGCATGAGTGAAGCAGTGTCTGGAGCCCAGTTCCCTGGGCCAAGTAGTCCTGTATTCCCAGAAGAGTGAAGAAAACGATAGATCCATCAGGGACCAGGTATGGGACTTCTGTAGTTCTGATGGATCCCATGATAAGAAATGGTCTATATGAATTGGGAAAGGTCCTGTTTGGGTCATTCAGTCAAATGTGATAAGATTTGTATAAGGCCAGAGTTCTGACACACCATTGCAGGTGGAAAAGACTAATCTTGTCCCAGAAGTACAGCCTTATCATCACTACCACCCCGAGAAGTGGGTGCACACGTCTTGCCTTCAAGAAAATAtactatgggggctggagagatggctcagaggttaagagcactgactgctcttccagaggtcgtgagttcaattcccagcaaccacatggtggctcacaaccatctgtaatgaaatctggtgccctcttctggcgagtaggcatacatggaggcagaacactgtttacataataaaaagaaaatatactgcAGTTGGAAATTATTTCCAGGCCAAGGCCCTCTCAGCAGGCAAGTAGGGCTGATGGAGGGATAGTGACCCAGAGATGCTCTCAGAAGCCACAAAGTGATTAGATGAAACTCCCAGCACCAGGAGTAGTTTACCTTACTACAAATTATTAACCAGAGAGGTCCCTGAGAACCCCCCAAAATACAGGCTATTAATTTTGCTGTCGGTTTCCCACTGGAAGTAGACAATAAGACCTTATTACTAAAAACCCTGCAGGCCTTGCTTATAGGGCAGAGAAATGAAGCTGAGGTTGAGACGGAAGCTTCCCTTCTTGCTGGCTAGCTGTCATAGTGTCAGAAGCTGCTGGAGAGCATTGCCGTCGATAGTCTTACCCAGCTAGAGATTCTGCACGATGCACTACCAACATGCTAGGCAAGATGCATCCACTTGTACAATCATGACTTTTATGGGTATAACTAACTGCTTTCTCCCTGGCCTTAGGGCTCAGTCTACAGAAGGGAAATCACATCTGGTACCCAGGAGTCCAGTCAAAAGCAGATAGATGGGAAAGCCATAGGCCCTAGTGGGGAAACAACTATCATTGTTCTGCTTAATGGATGTGATGTGTCTGTCAAATTGTCCTCTCAGCATTAATGTTTACATTCATGGCTATTACTGCTGTCATCCTCGGTCAAGTAAACTTCTGTATGTGATGGTCACCAGTTACTATAGAGACTCACACCTGGTCAAAAAACCCTGAGAAAATAAGACTGCTGAATACCCACCTGTGAAAAGGACATCTAAACCATCCCCCTTTGAACCTCAGGGAATATTAAAGAAGAGGGGCTGAAATAATGCAAGaacaggaggaaaggggagaatgtCGTGAATGCTGTCCTCCAGGAAAGACATGGCCATTGCCCTTCTGAACTTTTAGGAGCCATGATAACCTGCATGAGATTCACAAGAGATTGGGTCCCCTAATGTCTGTCATGGAAAAAGGAGGCCTGACCCCTTCCTGAATAGATAGAGCTGTCTAATGGTTGCTGGGcaagacattttcttcagctgTTCAGGCACTCATAAGTTGCCTGCTCCTTTAAGTGACTCTAGTTAGGCTCTCTGATTCACTGAGCTAGAATTAAACGGAATCATTTCTCCGACCTGCCATTGGAGCCATATCCTAGATGGGCagatgcttgtttgtttccttgaaaaAGTCCACACAACAATGTTGACATTTCTGCTCCAGGTACCACCAAGAACCACTTGTTAAGTTGCTTAGTGATAGTAAACAGGATTTATGTCCCTTTTGCCAATATCTTCCTAGCAGGTAAACAGTGGTTGTTTGTCCATAGTGCATGTAGGAGCAAGCCACACACAAAGGCCCCAGTTTTCCTTTAAACCACACAGGGTTTTGATACATAGTCTCTAGATCTCCAAAATTGACATTGTAGAGCTAGGTTCCTGGGACAAGGGAACAGCATGTTTAAAACCAAGATTTGACTCTGTGTTCTCAGTTCTAGCCTTGTAGTTTTGAGTTGTTTGTGATGTGTCCCGTGAGGAGAGGTCATTGGAGTAGACACTCCAAGGGGCATGTCAGAGTCTGCCCCTGCCGTCATCCTCTCCGGAGGAGCCTTCTCATCCTCTAGAGACAACTGTGACCCTTCAGGTACCATCTCACACTGTCTGTCCCCCAGCGTGCTCATTCTCCAGGTCCACATGGTGGCATCGCTCTCCTCATCTCCAGGGAGTAGGAGAATTAGACTTCTGTGTCTTCTGCCCCTTTGATTCTACTCCCCCAGACTGCATATAAGGTACCGTACATAACAGGATTTGAAAGCAATTGATTAATTCTGAATTTGGCTCAGACTTTGCTTTCTATATAATAAAACAATAgataaataagtgaaaataagttaattcaaaagaaaacatatttccaGAGAGCCTCCGTGTGTCCTCTGTCCTATATCCCTGGAGCCAGAGGTATCACGGCTCTGACTACAGTCTTAGTGTTACAGGCAGGCAACTACCAAATCCAGGCCTAAACACATTTGCTCTTAGCTGAAAAGTCATCCTCCCTGCTTCCTCAATCATCAGGAGACAAGGACATGAAGGTGAGACAGAGAACCATAAGCCAAGCTGCTTCAACTATATTACGGAATCGGTACAATAAACTTGAAACCAAAATAACACATTCCAATGAAATCCATACTACATCACATTGGGATGgttggtttttaaagaaaacacggAAAATAACAACAGTTGACAAGGATGTGGAGAACTTGAGACCTGCACACTCGGGTAGGGCTGTGAATGGTGCTGCTGGGATGGGACTCTGTAGATGCTGCTGGGATGGGACTCTGTAGATGCTGCTGGGATGGGACTCTGTAGATGCTGCTGGGATGGGACTGGGAATGATGATGTCACCACTATAGAAAGCAACATGGCAGCACTTGCCTTAGCATGTGGTGTAGAAACTCCTTTTCTTGATGTCTACTCAACAAATTAAAATCATATACTCAAAGAAGTATTTTTACACTGGTGTTGATTGGGCCATTACTAACTAGAGTCAAATGATGGAAGCAACTCCAGTACTTGTGCATGCATTGCTGAACAAATAAAGCATGGTGTCTACATGCAGCATGGTAGCATGCTGCCTTAATAGCAGTCATAAGCTACAGCAAAGATGAACCTGGagaacattatgctaagtgaataACAAAAGTACAAAGACCCAAATTTTATAAGGTAGACAATGGAACGCTAGTGTGTAGAGGCTAAAGGGAAGTGGAGGATGAGGTATTGAGTGTTTCATCCTGCAGGATAGATGAACAATGGTGATGGAAATATAACAATGCAAGCATAATTCACCCCCACTGAACCATATGTATACTCTGGCATGGCTACGCTAAtaaatcttgttatatgtattttaccatattttaaaaagacaccatCTCAGCAAGTTGACATCTAATAAAGCGAAAACATTACTCAGGACTCAAACTGTGAACacattcagtttttattattatgcatCCTCCTCTTGCCCCAGTTCCTATAGTTTCCCAACAGGACAGAACACAGCTCAGGCTGTCAACTACAACTTTGATCAACTGTTGCCTGACCTAAGATAGGCACAGAGATTTAAGGATATACTGACTCCACTCGAATGAAAGTTTACAATGTTGCTGGGCAGAAAAGGCAGGAACTGCCAAGAGAAATCAATTCAGGAGTACTGCAAAGCTCTTGCTAAATGGGTGGAACTACGGGCGATGAATTCTAGGAAGTCAGAATAGGCTCCCGTGGATGGGAACAggcaacaacgacaacaaaaggCTTCAAAGAAGAGGTGTCGAAAGACAGGTACAATTTTGGATCCTGGGAAATGGGTGAGAAATGGTTCAGGTGGAGCAAGCCTCTGCAGAGGCAAGAGCATCTGGAGAATGTCAGGAGGAACACCCAAGGAACACCCTGGTGGCCAAGCTGGTCTAGTTAGAATTTAAACGGAGGGCGGAGGAGGAGTGAGACACAGCTGGAATGATGTCTGAGACTCGGGTGTGGAACCCAAGATGACACGCAAGGAGTCTGAAACACAGCTTTGAAGCAGGGACCACCTCAGCATCTGTGGAGCGATGTAGAccggaggagaaggggaaatgtTCTAAAGAGCCTGCGGCAGGGGCATTTAAGCTACATTTTGATTAAAAGTAAGCGCCCTTTGCTCCAGCATGAGCCCCACCTTTCTCTCCGCTGTGGGCGTTTCCTTGGTCTCCACAACCACCTAGACTCTGTGTCCCCAGAAAGGAATCATCAGGTCTACAGTCGTCGTTACTCTCTTGCCCCTGGTTGCAGCTGTACGGGCTCGGGCCTTCAGTATCCAGGCGGCACGGGTTAGATTCATGACAGCCTAATTCTTGGCGGTAGGGAACTGGATTAGGGCCTGAGCAAGGACTGGTACAGCGCATGGGTTCCCCACAAGGCTCTGGGCTGGAGCAGCGCGCAGGATGCGGCATTGGCTCTGGATATGGACAAGGCTGTGGTTGTGGACGTGGTTCTGGATTCTCACAGTGAACTGGGCGTGGCCGTGGCACTGGACGTGGGGCTGGACGTGGTGCTGGTTGAGGAGCTGGACATGGTTCTGGATATAGACATGGTTCTGAAAATCGCCGCAGTGGAGGACATGGCCGGGGTTCTGGACTTGGGCATGGCTCTGGACGTGGACATGGACGTGGTGCAGGAACTGGGCACCTCTGCCATGATGATTCGGGAGACCGGTCACGACGCTGTGACTCTGGACATGGACGTGGTGCAGGAACTGGACACCTCTGCCATGAAGGTTCTGGAGACCAGGCACGACGCTGTGGGCCACAAGACCTTGGGAATTGCTGTGGCTGTCTCAGATCCGGGCAGGAGACACCCCAAGAGGGTTGCCGGCCACAGCTCTGGGATCTACCTCTGATGGGAGGAATCTGGACAGGGCACCTCTGTGGGGGAACCTGTCTGGGGCAGCAGGGTGAGGAAATCTCTACTCTGCACTTGGGTCCACATCTTTGAGAACAGCTTGAAGGGCGGCCCCGAGGAGGACAGTGACTGCCATAGATGGGCTCTGAGCGGCGGGGTGGAGTGCAATAGTTGTAGGAGCCTGAAGAGCATCGGGATGGCAGGCAGCTGCTATAATAGGGCTGGGAACGTCTTGGTGGAGAGCAGCTTCGATATGAAGGCTGCAGCTGACGAGGAGGGAGGCATCTGCTGGTGCTCTGAGACCGGCGCTGCTGTGAAGTGAAGCTTCCATAGGAGCCCTGGGACTGGCATTGTGGTGCACAGGTGCTAAACGAAGCCCCAGACCGACGCTGGGAGGAGCAGTGGCTGTAGGATGCTCGAGATTGGAATTGGGAGGCGCAGCCGCCATAGGAAACCTGTGATTGGCGCTGGGGGCCGCAGCTCGTGTAGGAGGGCCCAGACTGGAATTGTGGCACACAGCGACTGTAGGAACCCTGGGACTGAGACTGTGGACCACAGTTGCTGTAAGAACCCCGTGACTGTGATTGAGAGGTACAGCTGCCGTAGGAGCCCTGGTACTGGCCCTGAGTGGGGAAACTTCCCTGACCCTGGCCCACTGAGGGACATTCTACGTAAGTGTGAACAGACTGAGGAGCTGGAGCAGGCACATAGGTTGGAACCGGATACTCCACATAACTCGTTTCCGTGTAATACACCGGAGCACATTCTACATAGTAGGTCGGAAGAGGCTGTGGGACTTGCACATAGGAAACCTGAGACTGGCATGGAGCCTGGCATTGAACACAGGAAACCTGAGCCTGGCAGGGAGCTTGGCACTTTACCTCAGTGGTCTTAGGCTGGCATTTTACCTGAGTGGTCTTTGATTGGCATGGAGCCTGACATTTAACTTTAGTGGTCTTAGATGAGCCTGCACCCTGGCTCTTCACTTCACTGCCACCAGACTGGCATGGAGTCTGGGAAACTTGAACTGAGCATGGTGCAGCGTATTCCACAACTTGCATCCCACATGGAGCTTGAACCAGCACCTGGTTGTTGGCATAGGGATACTGTGAGGGACCAAAGGAGGAACCCTTGACACAGCACTGGGGCACCGGCACGCAACACTGAATCTGCTGCTGATCACACATGGTCCTGATGCAGGGGGGCTGAACAAGACCTGAGGGCAGAGAAACCAGGGTCAAGAGGCTGAGAGTTGCGAGGGAGGAGCTAGGATCTACAGCCAAGAGCCTGGCATCTTCTCCGGCCTGTCTTCACATGCCCTCAACCTTCACCCAAGAATCCTTACTGGTACTGACTTAGTTGGAGCCCATGCTAGTCACCATTGTCTATGAGACCTGCCCCGGTTTTGCAAAAAAGGCTGGATTCTGTACAGCTGGATGTAAATGTAGGCATGCCAATATCTGCCACCAGAGGGCACTAATGTGAAGCAGATTCTCTGCCCTTCCACAGCCTGGTGGTGGGAACAGTCCTACAGGAAGAACAGGCAGCAGCTTGCTTACAATGCATAGCCCAAACTGAGGTTTCCACACCCACAGAAACCTGGATTTCCTCACACATcccacacatgtatgtaaaaatgaacacagggaaaataaaaatcaaaacaaaaacacaggcatcATCTAGGTTCATATTTCATCGAAAAGTCCCCTGAGAGCAAAGGATTCAGGCAGATTCCAGACCTCTTGGGCCTGGAGTTTAGTACTTGCTGCCTTGCATTCAATCTTTTTAAGTGAGCTTATTTTAATTGACCCTTACAGAAATATGCAAATCCATTTATACCTCATACACAAAACACACTATCCTTGGGATTAGCATGAGCATTTGCCCCAGGCAGGTCGCTGTTACCAGTGATCTGGAAGGTAGCAGTGTGCTgaattcagagacattttctccCCAGACCCTCTGGGATGCAGCACAGAGTTAATTAAgctgaggtaacccagagactGGCAGATTCTTTGTCACATTCGAGGCTTTGTGTAAGGACATTCAGGCACATTTGTGGATCTACATAGCAAGGTCATAACAGCGAGAGCTAAGAAACTCAGTCATACCGTCCTATACTACCCTTAGCTAACAAGAAAACTCATCAGATACCACTCAACTGTTCTTCCCAGAGCTAGCTGTCTGTATCTGGGCAGCCTGGTGGCCATCACAGCACAGGGCTAATTTGGCCATTGAATCATACAACATAGCACCTCTCACAAgctctcaaaagaccaaaaatgcATCCACTGGAAGACAGAGTTAGACATTTCCCATTTGTAGCAAGTGTCTAAGTTTGTGTCCCTAAAGAAGGTGACCCATTATCATGATTCTTTACTCACACAAAATAGATAACTAGCGTATCTTCCCCGAGGACAAGTTGCTAACAGAAGAAAATGGTATCTGGAGAAGAAACCAGGGGATGTCAAAAATGAATACGCTTTACAGCCTGTCTATTCTCATCAAAACTGCATGTCTTATATTCCTTAGGCAGTTTTTCTCCTCAGGCTGATGAATTTCTGTCCCAGCTTCTCCTAGAATATCACCTTAATATCACCCCCAGCACAATCCCAGGACCCAGCTTCCAGACTCACCCTCCTCAGCAGGCACAAAGTCATGCAGGCTAAGGCATCTGGACAGAGGGCTGTGTTTATATAAAGTGTTGTGGGCCTGGCTCAGACCATGAGACAGCTGATTGGCATCTGCCCAAGGTAGCATTCCACCAGCCAATTCCCTCCCCGTGCGCTGTCGTCCAGTCACCTGCAGAGCTGGGAGTGCCTTGCCTTAGTGCGGAAGCTTCCAGGCTGTGAAGGAGCAGGtcactgttttcttcctcctgtcaGTTCCCGCTCCATCCCAGCAGGACCCAGTGGTGAAGGGGACGAGAAGGCATGGAGGTATCATGTCTTCTGGAAAATGGTTCCGTGCCTTACCTTTTCCTTGCCCCAGACTCTCACAAGATAGAGGCAACAACAGAAGTATCCCTTAACTTAAAGCGGTCTAATCTAAAGTCTAAAATCGAGTCAGCTTTAGAGTGTGACGAAAAGCTGGAGTCCGAGCTGCATCTGGTGTCTCGTGTTGATGACTTACAGCTTAGGGATCTCCGTAACTGAACTAGATGTTAATTTACTCTTCTGTAAAATACGTAAAATTCAATCTCCCCTTAACAGTTGTCTTGGAGACTACAGAAAACTCTTTCAAAAATATCTTCCCAcgaataatgtttaaaatatccAGCACCCTCTCAGAAGTAAGCATGCCACAAGCAACAGATGCCTCTGGGACAGTGGGCATCTGCTTCAACCCTGTCTGAAGCTGAGGGACAGCAGATGCCTGGCAGATGCTGTAGAGCTGTCTTCCAAAGCAGTGTAAGCCACTTAATGTGATGGAGTAGCCTTTAGAGACAGCACAGTTCAGAACAAAACTAACAAGGGGGCCCCCAAGCCACATAAACACAAGGTGGGCATCTTCTATGTTTCTCTGGATCTTGTTAGAAGTAGTaactaatatttataaataaagagaCTTCAGTTAAGGTTCTGGGATTCcaggttttcttttaaaactcaaaTCTGTCTAGGAAAGTCTGCCTTTCATCAGCCCGACAGCAGCTGCCTCCCAGAGATAGGGCATGCAATTTCCTAGTCTCCAAAGCTTCATCATTCTTTGTTCTATGTATTCCATGCCATCTAATGTACAGGTCTCCTTATATTATCTTTCTTGCATCTTTTTACggttaaaaagaaagcaatgtgGTTAATAGCACGTAATACTCTGTGATCCTGAGGACCAGTGTTCAGATCCCAGCAGTCACCTAACAACCTGGCAGGCATTCCCGGAAAAAGCCGATAGCTCCAGCTTTGGGGGTGAatcaaggcaggaggaccactggggcaggctggcttccagcctaGCCCAGCTATGaagctccaggtccaggaagagaCTCTGCCTTAGACGGCCATGTGATGAGTAGCAGAAGAGGACACCttacatcctcttctggccttcccatGCAGGTCTAGACATCAACACCCACATACAAAAATCCACAAACACTTCCATAGGCACCCCCTCGTgcacataaaaaaacaaacataaaccttttaaaatgaaatgctaaTAGTCTTTCATCGATCATTTCATGTACTTCCATCACCCGCTAGCCCCTGCAGTCACTTGGATTCTCAGCAAACttgtaagcaaatattttaagtgtaGATGTAGCTGTAACTCAATGAGGTGAAATCTTCTTAGTTTCATAAGCCCAGATCAATTGTCTATAAACTGGTAAGAAAGTAAAGGAGTGAGAAGGAGGAGTAAGTGTGGAAGGCCTTACAATTATTGCATGAATTAAGCAAGAAAATTACCATTAAATACTACAGTAATTTCACTCTCCGTGTTTGGTTTTCTTCATGAAATGGCAGGAACGATTACACCTTAGCAGGCTCTCCTTGGGACAAAATTAGATAGTAGGTTGTGGAAGCTTTTTATGACCTACAGTGCACATGCCAATCATATCTCTGAAGTCTCTCCCAAGACGAAGTCTGCCTAGTTCAATATGACTTCATAGTCCTAGCTCTCATTCCCATCACTCATTCCAAAGGGTACCCAGATTTCAATAGGGTTGCAGAATTTTAGAATGTCATGGCAACCAAAACCTTGAAAAGTTTCCATGGCCCACTCTGCCCTTCTACAGATGAGGATCCTAAAGTTTAGACAGAGGAAATCTGTCTGGGTTCCACATGCTAAGCACTGCCTCAGAGAGATGAAATCCCAGGTGGATGCAACAAGGCCAATGATTCTCTGCTTTGAATTATTTCTCTGATCACTTCCTTTAGCCAAAGTTTGCTCACCTTGGGTTATCATGAGTAATGTGGAAACAGCAAACAAGGAAAATTGAGAACCTATACTAATTGACATCTAGAATGTATATTATTGAACACTAATATTTGCCTCTTCCATTTAACTTTTGTGGAATCTGCATTTTTGAAGGGAAATATAGCTCTGGTGCTCCTATTTGTCTATATCCTGACATAAGGTGAATCTGCAAATAGATTCATGATAGATGAGTAGAAGACTGGGCATGGCATTGGGCTT
The genomic region above belongs to Arvicola amphibius chromosome 14, mArvAmp1.2, whole genome shotgun sequence and contains:
- the LOC119800605 gene encoding keratinocyte proline-rich protein isoform X1 translates to MCDQQQIQCCVPVPQCCVKGSSFGPSQYPYANNQVLVQAPCGMQVVEYAAPCSVQVSQTPCQSGGSEVKSQGAGSSKTTKVKCQAPCQSKTTQVKCQPKTTEVKCQAPCQAQVSCVQCQAPCQSQVSYVQVPQPLPTYYVECAPVYYTETSYVEYPVPTYVPAPAPQSVHTYVECPSVGQGQGSFPTQGQYQGSYGSCTSQSQSRGSYSNCGPQSQSQGSYSRCVPQFQSGPSYTSCGPQRQSQVSYGGCASQFQSRASYSHCSSQRRSGASFSTCAPQCQSQGSYGSFTSQQRRSQSTSRCLPPRQLQPSYRSCSPPRRSQPYYSSCLPSRCSSGSYNYCTPPRRSEPIYGSHCPPRGRPSSCSQRCGPKCRVEISSPCCPRQVPPQRCPVQIPPIRGRSQSCGRQPSWGVSCPDLRQPQQFPRSCGPQRRAWSPEPSWQRCPVPAPRPCPESQRRDRSPESSWQRCPVPAPRPCPRPEPCPSPEPRPCPPLRRFSEPCLYPEPCPAPQPAPRPAPRPVPRPRPVHCENPEPRPQPQPCPYPEPMPHPARCSSPEPCGEPMRCTSPCSGPNPVPYRQELGCHESNPCRLDTEGPSPYSCNQGQESNDDCRPDDSFLGTQSLGGCGDQGNAHSGEKGGAHAGAKGAYF
- the LOC119800605 gene encoding keratinocyte proline-rich protein isoform X2, which encodes MCDQQQIQCCVPVPQCCVKGSSFGPSQYPYANNQVLVQAPCGMQVVEYAAPCSVQVSQTPCQSGGSEVKSQGAGSSKTTKVKCQAPCQSKTTQVKCQPKTTEVKCQAPCQAQVSCVQCQAPCQSQVSYVQVPQPLPTYYVECAPVYYTETSYVEYPVPTYVPAPAPQSVHTYVECPSVGQGQGSFPTQGQYQGSYGSCTSQSQSRGSYSNCGPQSQSQASYSHCSSQRRSGASFSTCAPQCQSQGSYGSFTSQQRRSQSTSRCLPPRQLQPSYRSCSPPRRSQPYYSSCLPSRCSSGSYNYCTPPRRSEPIYGSHCPPRGRPSSCSQRCGPKCRVEISSPCCPRQVPPQRCPVQIPPIRGRSQSCGRQPSWGVSCPDLRQPQQFPRSFPAPRPCPESQRRDRSPESSWQRCPVPAPRPCPRPEPCPSPEPRPCPPLRRFSEPCLYPEPCPAPQPAPRPAPRPVPRPRPVHCENPEPRPQPQPCPYPEPMPHPARCSSPEPCGEPMRCTSPCSGPNPVPYRQELGCHESNPCRLDTEGPSPYSCNQGQESNDDCRPDDSFLGTQSLGGCGDQGNAHSGEKGGAHAGAKGAYF